TTGGTCTTGGATGCCAAAATTCGTCAATGCTTTTTTAATGCTGATGAAGACAAGGATTTGGCAAAATCCATATTAGAGGTGAAGAAAGAGTTtgagcaatttgatgatttgcTTAATCCTGACAGCTTACTTTTCAGCAGTAAAATATGGAAGGTAATGCTCTGGGTTTTATTATGTTTGTTTTTCTGAGCCTTAATTTTCAACTACTCCCTATAGTTTGAAGTTATCAATTTTTGTTCTGAAATTGGAATTGCTGGTTTCTTGAAGCTTTTCTATAaccatttttataatttcttgtTCCCCCCTTTAGGTACTTTTCAGTGATATTTTCCTGAAGTCGTTCAAAAAACTGAAGTCGATCCGTTTGAAGAAGTCAGTGCTTAATCTTCTACTTAAGCTTTCTGGTGGCTGGAGACCAAGAAAGCGAAATGTAGAGACTATTAGTGGAAACTCATCAGCAATCTTGAGGCAGTATAAAGTTGAAGGTCTATATGTTGTCTGCTCAATTGACATTGTGAAGGAGATGAAATACATTCAAGTTTTAAAGATTTGGGATATATTGCCTCTAGAGGATATCCCCAAATTGAAAAATCGGTTGGAGAGTATTTTCAATAGATATACAGATGATTTCATCAATCGTTGCAATGAGACGTGTCTTGACGGGTATGTTGTTTGGCATTTaggccttttccttttctttttctggacaTGCATGAATTTGTAGTAGCAAATGCTCTCTTTCTGTAGTCATATGAAGATACAAACTTTTCCTAGTTTTTTTGAAATTCTCAAGTAATTCTTGTGCTTCTTTATCATTTGAACAGTGATTTAGAAGTTCCGAATAGCTGGCCACCCACTTTGGATATTCCCCGGTTTAAGGACCTTAGCAACACTGAAGCTGAGAGTGACTTAGTTGGTGACACTTCTGACGGTAGAAGTTATGTTGAGAATTCACAGGTCAACGAGAGTTTATTGCTCATGAAGTTTTACTCATTGTCATCTGGTGTTGTGAATCACTTGCTGTCTTACCGCGAGGGTAGAGAGTTGGATCTTCCATTTGAAGTTACTGACCAGGAAATGGAGATTATCCTTTATCAGAGAAGTACCTTTATACTTGGAAGGTCAGGAACAGGGAAAACCACTGTTTTAACCatgaaattatttcaaaaagaaCAATGTTTTCAGTTGGCAGAGCAAGGATGCCTCAGTAGTCAAAATAGCAATGTTGGGCAGAGTTCTTCAGCTACTCAGGAAAGAACTCTACACCAGCTTTTTGTGACCGTGAGTCCTAAGCTATGTTTTGCCATCAAGCAGTATGTGGATTATTCAACAAAAGTTTTGTTCTTATCCCTGACTTATTTTACATTATTGTTCTGTAAATTTCAAACGTCGTATCAGCCACCTTATGTTACTAAACTTTTGTATGTCTACAGTTTTGCATGTGGTGGAAGTGATTCAGCTGAGAAAAGTTCGATTAATATggctgattttgatgatgaggAGTCTCAATTCAAGGATATCAAGGATTCATTTCAGGATATTTCTCCCAAATCTTACCCTCTTGTTATAACATTTCATAAGTTCTTAATGATGCTTGATGGAACGCTGAGTAATTCGTACTTTGATAGATTCCTGGAGGCTAGGACACTTACTCAAGGTCAATTGAGAAGCTCAAGATCCGTTGCATTGCAGACGTTTATAAGGACAAAGGAGGTTAATTATGATAGATTTAGTTTGTCTTACTGGCCCCATTTCAATATGCAGTTAACGAAGAAGCTTGATGCTTCCAGAGTCTTCACAGAGATAATATCGCATATTAAAGGTGGTATTGGAGCCATAGAAGCAGGTGATGGTAAACTCAGCCGGGAGGATTATGTTCACCTGTCCGAGGGCCGGGGTTCCATTTTAAGCAAGCAAACGAGAGAAGAAATATACGATATTTTTGAGGCTTACGAAAAAATGAAGATGGGAAAAGGTGAATTTGATCTGGCTGATTTTGTAATTGATCTTCACCATCGTCTCAGGCATGGAAAATTTGTGGGTGACCAAATGGATTTTGTTTATATCGATGAGGTTCAAGATCTCACAATGAGTCAAATTGCTCTGTTTAAGCATGTGAGCAACAAtgttgaagaaggctttgtctTTTCTGGTGATACAGCACAAACAATTGCTAGGGGTATTGATTTCAGGTTCCAAGATATACGGCATCTCTTTTACAAGAAGTTTGTGTTGGAAGCTAGAGGGAATGAGCCTCacgaaagaaaacaaaagggacAATTATCAGAAGTTAAACAATTGACTCAAAACTTCCGTACCCATGCTGGTGTATTGAAGTTATCACAGAGCATTGTTGAACTACTTTATCGTTTTTTCCCCCAATCGATTGATATTTTGGCACCTGAAACCAGTCTGATATATGGGGAAGCTCCCGTAGTGCTTGAATCCAGAGAAGATGAAAATGCAATCGTAAAAATTTTTGGGAATAGTGGAAATGATAGTGCAAATATAGTTGGCTTCGGCGCAGAGCAAGTTATTTTGGTCCGTGATGATGATGCTAGGAAAGAAGTTTCCAAATTTGTTGGGAAGCATGCTCTTGTTCTGACTATAGTGGAATGCAAGGAGCTTGAATTCCAGGTGATTTTTTGCTGCTGCCCGCTTTACTTATTATGATATTTTCAGTTTGTTGGATCTTGATATGTTTTTTGAGTTTATATTTGGTTTCATTTATGACATTTATGACTTGTTTGTAGGATGTACTCTTATACAACTTTTTTGGCTCATCAccaatgaaaacaaaatggaGGGTGATATATGATTATATGAAGGACCAAGATTTACTTGACTCCACATTGCCCCAACGCTTTCCAAGGTTCAGTGAAGCCAAACACATCTTATGCTCTGAACTCAAACAATTATATGTTGCTGTTACTCGGACAAGACAGAGGTTGTGGGTTTGCGAGAATGCAGAAGAGATTTCCAAACCAATGTTTGACTATTGGAAGAAGAAATGTCTTGTACAAGTTAGGCAACTGGATGATTCCCTTGCACAAGCAATGCAAGTTGCAAGCAGCCCCGAGGAGTGGAAATCACGAGGCATTAAGGTTTGCATAATTACTTATGTTAAAACACCATTATTTTCTAGTAATATTGACAAAATCCTCTCTTTGTTTGTTGCAGCTATACCACGAACATAACTATGAAATGGCCACAATGTGCTTCGAAAGAGCTGGTGATACTTATTGGGAAAGAAGGTCCAAAGCTGCTGAGATATTTGATGCTATAGGCAAGGCAGATTCCGCAGCTAGATGTTTTTCTGATTTGGGAGAGTATGAAAGAGCATGTATGACTCTTTTAACACTTGCTATTTGTCCTGTttctgtttaaattttttttttttaagtttaaagtGAATTGCAATAGCATTttcttctataaaaaaaaaaaaaaaaaaaaaaggaaaagtgaAATTGCAATAGCATTCTGATAAAATTTGGTTTATCATTTATTGGACTTTAATCCTCCGAAAATCTTGCATCCCAGCCTGTAATTATTTGTACTATTGCTTAATCTAGAAAACTCGAGTTTGATAAGTAAGTTTTCTCATCTTATAACTTTTAATGATGCAGCTAGGATTTATTTGGATAAATGTGGTGACTTGGAAAGAGCAGGAGAATGTTTTTCTCTGGCAGGATGCTATGAATATCGCATATGTGTACGCTAAAGGCAATTTTTTCTCCGAGTGTCTCACTGTTTGTGCCAAAGGAAAGCTATTTGAAAGGGGTTTGAAATACATCGAATATTGGAAGGAGCATCCAGTAGAGGACACTGCTGTGGCCACAAGAGGAGAAGGAATAGATAAAATTGAGCAGGAATTTCTGGAGGGCTGCGCACGTCACTATTGCGAGTTGAAAGATAACAGATCCATGATGAAGTTTGTTAGAGCTTTTAATTCTATAATTTCAATGCGAAACTTTTTGAAGGAGTACGCTACTCTTGATGAGCAGCTTCTGTTGGAAGAAGGATTTGGAAACTATCTTGAGGCCGTGGAAGTAGCAAAACTGAAAGGCGATATTCTACTCGAAGCTGAGTTCCTTGAGAAGGCTGGCAAGTTCGGAGAGGCATCATTGCGTATTCTATTCTATGTGCTTGCCAACTCTCTTTGGTCAGATGGCAGCAAGGGGTGGCCTATTAAGCAGTTTTCACAAAAGAAGGAGCTTTTATCAAAAGCCAAGTCGTGTGCTAACAATGAGTCTGAAAGCTTTTATGAGTTTGTTTGCACTGAGGTAGACATTTTATTGAATGAGCAGAGTAGCTTGGCTCTGATGAAAGACCAAATGAATGCCTGTGAGAGACATAGGAGTATTGGAGGTGAAATTTTGTCGGCTCGAAAAATACTGGATGCTCATCTTTCTTCAAGTGCCAATAAGTACGTGTGGGAAAAAGAATTGGTTGATGATCCGGTAAAGCGTTCAGAAGACAGGATATCTGAGAACCAGGTTTCTACACATTCGTTGATGTACATCTGGAACTTTTGGAAGGATAAAATTGCTTACACGATTGAATGTCTTGGAT
This Pyrus communis chromosome 6, drPyrComm1.1, whole genome shotgun sequence DNA region includes the following protein-coding sequences:
- the LOC137736405 gene encoding uncharacterized protein, which encodes MEASGKKKTNSESVWEAKIRQCFFNADEDKDLEKSMLEVKKEFEQFDDLLKIWKVLFSDIFLKSFKKLKSIRLKSCKCSLSEQLSVLILFLMANYFLVSIELNISLLAFSLYAEWVGSKEKLSIGVVSPYAAQVVEVQEKLGKKYDKLDGFAVKVKTVDGFQGGEEDIIIMSTVRSSKDQSLEFISKPQRINVSLTRARHCLWILGNERTLSNSESVWKALVLDAKIRQCFFNADEDKDLAKSILEVKKEFEQFDDLLNPDSLLFSSKIWKVLFSDIFLKSFKKLKSIRLKKSVLNLLLKLSGGWRPRKRNVETISGNSSAILRQYKVEGLYVVCSIDIVKEMKYIQVLKIWDILPLEDIPKLKNRLESIFNRYTDDFINRCNETCLDGDLEVPNSWPPTLDIPRFKDLSNTEAESDLVGDTSDGRSYVENSQVNESLLLMKFYSLSSGVVNHLLSYREGRELDLPFEVTDQEMEIILYQRSTFILGRSGTGKTTVLTMKLFQKEQCFQLAEQGCLSSQNSNVGQSSSATQERTLHQLFVTVSPKLCFAIKHFACGGSDSAEKSSINMADFDDEESQFKDIKDSFQDISPKSYPLVITFHKFLMMLDGTLSNSYFDRFLEARTLTQGQLRSSRSVALQTFIRTKEVNYDRFSLSYWPHFNMQLTKKLDASRVFTEIISHIKGGIGAIEAGDGKLSREDYVHLSEGRGSILSKQTREEIYDIFEAYEKMKMGKGEFDLADFVIDLHHRLRHGKFVGDQMDFVYIDEVQDLTMSQIALFKHVSNNVEEGFVFSGDTAQTIARGIDFRFQDIRHLFYKKFVLEARGNEPHERKQKGQLSEVKQLTQNFRTHAGVLKLSQSIVELLYRFFPQSIDILAPETSLIYGEAPVVLESREDENAIVKIFGNSGNDSANIVGFGAEQVILVRDDDARKEVSKFVGKHALVLTIVECKELEFQDVLLYNFFGSSPMKTKWRVIYDYMKDQDLLDSTLPQRFPRFSEAKHILCSELKQLYVAVTRTRQRLWVCENAEEISKPMFDYWKKKCLVQVRQLDDSLAQAMQVASSPEEWKSRGIKLYHEHNYEMATMCFERAGDTYWERRSKAAEIFDAIGKADSAARCFSDLGEYERACMTLLTLAICPLGFIWINVVTWKEQENVFLWQDAMNIAYVYAKGNFFSECLTVCAKGKLFERGLKYIEYWKEHPVEDTAVATRGEGIDKIEQEFLEGCARHYCELKDNRSMMKFVRAFNSIISMRNFLKEYATLDEQLLLEEGFGNYLEAVEVAKLKGDILLEAEFLEKAGKFGEASLRILFYVLANSLWSDGSKGWPIKQFSQKKELLSKAKSCANNESESFYEFVCTEVDILLNEQSSLALMKDQMNACERHRSIGGEILSARKILDAHLSSSANKYVWEKELVDDPVKRSEDRISENQVSTHSLMYIWNFWKDKIAYTIECLGCLDTQDFNESQKYEESCFNYFGVWRLYRNFNPVYVLLISDADWAQGLDKRHHWKLVSINARQLASAAGNYWSPELLSVGMKVLDKLEVLYKFPMKNHDPSFSQSWCLIHICEVAVCLLQSKYLKLRDQDTKTLWRFVTSSTESVVARIFPLDSRNSVTENMISFRRNDASKNVLKQVIVEYTSSKNTLSLGKIGRLVMVILGSGKLNSELYEKLVKNLEGNSPWMAFIRILCRDIKPGNASQVPREVSVIRRLHEALVETYRTDWRRVNDFISPGCFMYLVERLVILATCFQGFVITTRSCFVEWLLYQDEDTNLSLMTADVQPSLDEIVGFVIDVVCGCVFNEEDMIEWIKKSSRNWKNDYSPLLLRFVVLLCMVCVNFGKGLNILDKLLGRSDITQLLPREFYDVLKSWGSRKSPSIKVNVLVAAALQKIGNTMVIASFGVNCSRFLCSDAIFVDMKASQSQSRDDIYRKLFPNIPVLQASHAKSVEAGATQSSSRAISEEGKSCKILLSNSGVVEPLETSVEDSQNAGEDHSVSNESNPKSSPADAASGSQHGSGKETGNQGKNNGQNKEVGTTSGSQRGSNESGNQRKKKSKNKKPKKKGGRK